The following proteins come from a genomic window of Acinetobacter sp. SAAs474:
- a CDS encoding O-antigen ligase family protein, translating into MNFFLVLLASVFISLAWLIPVHYRPWVTYTGELYAFLALFTVMALCLRQKVQLPKITLPLILLAVIPFLQFFFGQIFFFSNALMAFAYVFGFWMAIIIGFNLSTGQFNREKTFTYLSYVLLISGTLTGLIGFLQWLNLDTVLPGITPLNSARPYANFAQPNNMATFLLMSLLAGLYLYETKKIQSKWLVLATLMMLVTLALSQSRTSWVACVCIVLYLAYQQFKGYVHIKWYLMSTWLLIFIGLIFLFPAISSYLTQLTDTQIKSVDIARRATGDLSRLAIWQQMVHAVEYKPWFGYGFYQTGVAYTIISEFFQGPVWIRSAHNFILDFILWNGLIIGLPFLAYFAYWGYQLNKYVNSIESVIGILMVGVFVVHALLEFPQNYAYFLLPVGFILGIVQAQQIQQKTIALATTWMRMIYGSGIILLILVYRDYDVLVPKLAESMRYEKQPEKIVKQDSIYILSEFNHRIAWVRLNPYSHVSPTEIENFSHIVLLYPTSYNLIKFAKLLAFNGDEAQAKHQLKILKILRHKDIAYESLLPSSEVR; encoded by the coding sequence ATGAACTTTTTTTTAGTTTTACTCGCAAGCGTTTTTATTTCATTGGCCTGGTTGATTCCGGTGCACTATCGACCCTGGGTAACATATACTGGAGAGCTTTATGCATTTCTAGCCTTATTTACGGTAATGGCATTGTGTTTAAGACAAAAAGTACAACTTCCTAAAATTACTTTACCTTTAATTTTACTGGCTGTTATTCCATTTCTACAATTCTTTTTCGGTCAAATCTTTTTCTTTAGCAATGCACTTATGGCTTTTGCTTATGTTTTTGGATTTTGGATGGCCATTATTATTGGTTTTAATCTGAGTACAGGACAGTTTAATCGAGAAAAAACATTTACTTATTTAAGTTATGTATTGCTTATTTCAGGAACATTAACTGGATTAATCGGTTTTTTACAGTGGCTTAATTTAGACACGGTTTTGCCTGGTATTACTCCTTTGAATAGTGCCAGACCTTATGCCAATTTTGCACAGCCGAATAATATGGCCACTTTTTTGCTAATGTCTTTATTGGCAGGTTTATATCTTTATGAAACCAAAAAAATTCAAAGCAAATGGTTGGTATTGGCAACTCTAATGATGTTGGTGACTCTGGCGTTGAGCCAGTCAAGAACATCATGGGTTGCCTGTGTATGTATTGTATTGTATTTGGCATACCAACAATTTAAAGGTTATGTGCATATTAAATGGTATTTGATGAGCACGTGGTTATTGATTTTTATAGGCCTTATCTTTTTGTTCCCGGCTATTAGTAGTTATTTAACACAATTGACGGATACACAAATTAAATCGGTTGATATTGCTCGACGTGCAACAGGTGATTTATCACGTTTAGCTATTTGGCAACAAATGGTTCATGCTGTTGAATATAAACCTTGGTTTGGTTATGGTTTTTATCAAACGGGTGTGGCATATACTATCATTAGTGAATTCTTCCAAGGTCCTGTTTGGATTCGTAGTGCGCATAATTTTATTTTAGATTTTATTTTATGGAATGGTTTAATTATTGGATTACCATTTCTTGCCTATTTTGCTTATTGGGGTTATCAACTCAATAAGTATGTAAACAGTATAGAGTCAGTTATTGGGATCCTAATGGTGGGTGTATTTGTTGTTCATGCACTGTTAGAGTTTCCGCAAAATTATGCTTATTTTTTATTGCCGGTAGGCTTTATTTTAGGCATTGTACAAGCACAGCAAATTCAACAAAAAACCATTGCCTTGGCAACAACATGGATGCGTATGATTTATGGCTCTGGCATCATCTTGCTGATTTTGGTCTATCGTGATTATGATGTGCTGGTTCCAAAATTAGCAGAATCGATGCGTTATGAGAAGCAACCTGAAAAAATTGTTAAGCAAGATTCAATTTATATTTTGAGTGAGTTTAATCATCGTATTGCGTGGGTACGTTTAAATCCGTATAGCCATGTTTCACCAACTGAAATTGAGAATTTTTCTCATATTGTACTGTTATATCCAACCAGCTATAACTTGATTAAATTTGCTAAATTATTGGCATTTAATGGCGATGAAGCACAAGCTAAACATCAGCTTAAAATATTAAAAATTTTACGACATAAAGATATTGCTTATGAAAGTCTATTACCTTCCAGTGAAGTCCGCTAA
- a CDS encoding TPM domain-containing protein, producing MVTRSDTTHILTPPKLVEFEQPSLTRWLKHFFYVSRTNKIFNSQVLAGITQAVEHAEQGHHGEIQVVIEGHIPAHQAYYQNVSGRARQLFAQLGVWDTEFNSGILLYINLCERRIEIVVDRGIQQYTAQSIWDELCQQMAVQFKQQQFNEAILAAIHRIGEILNIYYEKELGQIDNEINNQPVIL from the coding sequence ATGGTAACAAGATCTGATACAACACATATACTGACGCCACCTAAGCTGGTTGAGTTTGAACAGCCCAGTTTAACAAGATGGCTTAAGCATTTTTTTTATGTATCACGCACGAATAAAATCTTTAATTCACAAGTATTGGCAGGTATTACGCAAGCTGTAGAACATGCTGAACAAGGCCATCATGGTGAAATACAAGTGGTGATAGAGGGACATATTCCTGCTCATCAAGCCTATTATCAAAATGTATCTGGTCGTGCGAGACAATTATTTGCGCAATTGGGTGTTTGGGATACTGAATTCAATAGCGGTATTTTACTATATATTAATTTATGTGAACGTCGTATAGAAATTGTGGTTGACCGCGGTATACAGCAATATACAGCGCAATCTATTTGGGATGAATTATGTCAGCAGATGGCTGTGCAGTTTAAGCAGCAACAATTTAATGAGGCTATTTTAGCGGCTATCCATCGGATAGGTGAAATTTTAAATATTTATTATGAGAAAGAGTTGGGGCAGATTGATAATGAAATTAATAATCAGCCGGTGATTTTATAG
- the bfr gene encoding bacterioferritin: MQGNRDVINQLNQVLYHHLTAINQYFLHSRMFNDWGIEQLGSAEYKESIRQMKHADKIIERILFLEGLPNLQHLGKLYIGQHTLEVLNCDVRKVKENIEALQKTVLIAEQHLDYVTRDLIKNILEKEEEYLDWTTTQLDLAATIGSENYIQSQI; this comes from the coding sequence ATGCAAGGCAATCGTGATGTTATTAATCAGTTAAATCAGGTGCTATATCATCATCTAACAGCTATTAATCAATATTTTCTTCATTCACGCATGTTTAATGATTGGGGTATTGAACAATTAGGTTCTGCTGAATATAAAGAATCAATTCGTCAAATGAAACATGCTGATAAAATTATTGAACGTATTTTATTTTTAGAAGGCTTACCTAACTTACAACATTTAGGGAAATTATATATTGGTCAACATACCCTTGAAGTTTTAAATTGTGATGTACGCAAAGTAAAAGAAAATATTGAAGCATTACAAAAAACAGTGCTGATTGCTGAGCAACATTTGGATTATGTGACACGTGATCTCATCAAAAATATTCTAGAAAAAGAAGAAGAATATCTAGATTGGACGACAACCCAGCTTGATCTAGCAGCAACTATTGGCTCTGAAAATTATATCCAAAGTCAAATTTAA
- a CDS encoding pilin: MNTQKGFTLIELMIVVVIIGILAAIAIPAYQNYIARSQVSEAMTLAAGFKTAIQTNLQNNSCFSNGGNAATDTDIMNGKYGVGKITQVSGTAAENNLVCGIEYTFRSKGVSNKIASKVISMSVNSNGVLVKDKNTTIKDDLLPQSLLLSGS, from the coding sequence ATGAATACTCAAAAAGGCTTTACACTTATTGAATTAATGATCGTTGTGGTCATTATTGGAATTTTGGCAGCGATTGCCATTCCGGCATATCAAAACTATATTGCTCGTTCACAAGTTTCTGAAGCTATGACTTTAGCAGCAGGCTTTAAAACAGCGATTCAAACTAACTTACAGAATAATTCTTGTTTTAGTAATGGGGGTAATGCTGCTACAGATACCGATATTATGAATGGTAAATATGGTGTTGGTAAAATTACTCAAGTTTCAGGTACTGCGGCAGAGAATAATTTAGTGTGCGGTATCGAATATACCTTTAGAAGTAAAGGGGTATCAAACAAAATTGCTTCAAAAGTAATTTCTATGTCTGTCAATAGTAATGGCGTATTAGTTAAAGATAAGAATACCACCATTAAAGATGATTTACTGCCACAATCCCTCCTACTGTCTGGTTCGTAA
- a CDS encoding bacterioferritin-associated ferredoxin — protein MYVCLCRGITDQDIKNAIANGAEDYRDIRDMLDLGTCCGRCAPEARSIISEEIAQIASRLAVAA, from the coding sequence ATGTACGTTTGTTTATGCCGTGGTATTACAGATCAAGACATTAAAAATGCAATTGCAAACGGTGCTGAAGACTACCGTGACATCAGAGACATGCTCGATCTTGGCACATGCTGTGGACGCTGTGCACCCGAGGCACGCTCTATCATCAGTGAAGAAATTGCACAAATCGCTTCACGTTTAGCGGTTGCTGCATAA
- a CDS encoding RelA/SpoT family protein gives MPGIAVSQAKQQLKTIIDAYLNEKDVERVLAACDYADLAHDGITRKSGEPYILHPIAVSCILAHMRLDVETLMAALLHDVIEDTDFSKDDIIEKFGRTVAELVDGVTKLSHSSDKEYNKAASFRKILQATLQDPRVIIIKLADRYHNMTTLGALRPDKRARIAQETFDVFVPMARIVGMNEMGDNLEHLCYQNLDLDMFNNVQQALLETKPKRCEYQAIWEQKLTTLIESHHIAGRIKKKNNNIELLRHFVKNDIDLQELTHSHAFEIILNSIADCDRLADILRQNFQVLYFEDNIRRPLPGGNQSLMIRLKGEQTTLSLTIQTELMRKAARFGVVLGENAPQTCRSAIQASMQNLNVLIDGSCAKTTFNDLLDYLHQEKIWVYTPHGHLHELPQGATAVDFAYSASLFLGNHAIGAKINGEVKPLSTPLKNSQVIEIITDVLATPNPDWLSFVNTQKARRALQNILREQDLEEQRLVGHQALNRALKLFNRSVNDITEYEWNDLLHWRHLEDRNQLFEQIAVGDLLPQLVANHLFSQDHHHESSQRLIQGTEGVDVKYAHCCNPVYGDPIQGHLSRRGLIVHRNHCYNLVHEQNQHPENIMPLLWTPEEIPDVQFTTYLCINMPMDDEQVSQLIYQCRKAKIGVEAVQKDIGKTYVNVVVNSRQQVASLIRDLRMHFGFPRITRLMQPVMNISESAKVS, from the coding sequence ATGCCAGGCATAGCGGTTAGCCAAGCCAAACAGCAACTCAAAACAATCATCGATGCTTATCTGAATGAAAAAGATGTCGAGCGAGTTCTTGCGGCCTGTGATTATGCCGACCTTGCACACGATGGTATTACGCGCAAAAGTGGCGAGCCTTATATTCTGCATCCTATTGCGGTCAGTTGTATTTTAGCGCATATGCGCCTAGATGTTGAAACACTGATGGCAGCGCTATTACATGATGTCATTGAAGATACTGACTTTAGCAAAGATGATATTATTGAAAAATTTGGTCGAACTGTTGCAGAACTCGTTGATGGTGTCACCAAACTTAGCCATTCAAGCGATAAAGAATATAATAAAGCAGCCTCCTTTAGAAAAATTTTACAAGCCACCTTACAAGACCCACGTGTGATTATTATTAAACTGGCCGATCGCTATCATAATATGACCACACTCGGTGCATTACGACCAGATAAACGTGCACGTATTGCACAAGAAACCTTTGATGTATTTGTGCCTATGGCGCGGATCGTCGGAATGAATGAAATGGGAGACAATCTAGAGCATCTCTGTTATCAAAACTTAGATCTAGATATGTTTAACAATGTGCAACAAGCACTTTTAGAGACCAAACCAAAACGCTGTGAATATCAAGCAATCTGGGAACAAAAACTGACGACACTCATTGAAAGTCATCATATTGCAGGCAGAATTAAAAAGAAAAATAACAATATCGAATTACTTCGTCATTTTGTTAAAAATGATATTGATTTACAAGAACTCACGCACAGCCATGCCTTTGAAATTATTTTAAATAGTATTGCTGATTGTGACCGTTTGGCAGATATTTTACGGCAAAACTTTCAAGTACTCTATTTTGAAGATAATATTCGACGCCCTTTACCTGGCGGAAATCAATCATTAATGATACGACTTAAAGGTGAGCAAACGACATTATCTTTAACCATTCAAACTGAATTGATGCGTAAAGCTGCCCGTTTTGGTGTGGTACTGGGTGAAAATGCACCACAAACCTGTCGCTCTGCCATTCAGGCTTCAATGCAAAATTTAAATGTATTAATTGATGGCAGTTGTGCCAAAACGACATTTAATGATTTATTAGACTATTTACACCAAGAAAAAATTTGGGTGTATACCCCACATGGCCATTTGCATGAATTACCTCAAGGTGCTACAGCAGTAGATTTTGCTTATTCAGCCAGTTTATTTTTAGGCAACCACGCGATTGGTGCTAAAATTAATGGTGAAGTCAAACCGTTATCTACACCACTAAAAAACAGCCAAGTTATTGAAATTATTACAGATGTTTTAGCAACACCCAATCCAGACTGGTTGAGTTTTGTCAATACACAAAAAGCACGTCGTGCATTACAAAATATTCTACGAGAACAAGATTTAGAAGAACAGCGCCTTGTTGGCCATCAAGCTTTAAACCGTGCGTTAAAATTATTTAATCGTTCAGTCAATGATATTACCGAATATGAATGGAATGATTTACTGCACTGGCGCCATTTAGAGGATCGAAATCAACTTTTTGAACAGATTGCTGTGGGTGATCTATTACCACAATTAGTTGCTAATCATCTCTTTTCTCAGGATCATCATCATGAAAGCTCTCAGCGTCTCATACAAGGTACTGAAGGCGTTGATGTCAAATATGCACATTGCTGTAATCCTGTCTATGGCGATCCAATTCAAGGGCATTTATCACGCCGTGGCCTAATTGTACATCGCAATCATTGCTATAATTTAGTACACGAACAAAATCAGCATCCAGAAAATATTATGCCACTGCTCTGGACTCCTGAAGAAATCCCAGATGTTCAATTCACGACCTATTTATGTATTAATATGCCAATGGATGATGAACAAGTTTCGCAACTGATTTATCAATGTCGTAAAGCCAAAATTGGCGTTGAAGCCGTTCAAAAAGATATTGGTAAAACCTATGTTAATGTTGTGGTCAATAGCCGCCAACAAGTCGCCAGCCTTATTCGTGACTTACGAATGCATTTTGGATTTCCGCGTATTACCCGTCTGATGCAACCAGTAATGAATATTAGTGAATCAGCCAAAGTCAGTTAA
- a CDS encoding RidA family protein, which produces MSRQVIHTENAPAAIGTYSQAILVGHTLYLSGQIGLDPYSMELVEGIEPQIRRVFDNLKAVCEAAGGSLADIAKLNIFLTDLSHFQLVNQIMGEYFAQPYPARAALGVASLPKNALVEMDGIVIINP; this is translated from the coding sequence ATGTCCCGCCAAGTGATCCATACTGAAAATGCACCTGCCGCAATTGGTACATATTCACAAGCGATTTTAGTTGGTCATACCTTGTACCTCTCAGGTCAAATTGGTTTAGACCCATATAGTATGGAATTAGTAGAAGGTATTGAGCCACAAATTCGCCGCGTATTTGATAATCTTAAAGCAGTATGTGAAGCTGCTGGCGGCTCTCTTGCCGATATTGCCAAATTAAATATTTTTCTTACTGATTTATCTCACTTCCAGTTGGTCAATCAAATTATGGGAGAATATTTTGCGCAACCTTATCCTGCACGAGCAGCCTTAGGTGTAGCAAGCCTACCTAAAAATGCCTTGGTTGAAATGGATGGTATTGTCATCATTAATCCATAA
- a CDS encoding O-antigen ligase family protein: MLIKINIILIIIFILWIFSGQYIFPAVIPYDSWRIIEVLLLIWLANQLLFMRQNIQLPLQHQWLIAMMLALMLYSSYCALQPKIAITDAVLQFLLCTSLYICTVQANLHPQFFLNASKIISLLPLFSLIFLPVSIVQQLQGNPIQWYGYFPNYRMLDDALLPCLFLVWFWQSTTTNKILQFSLTLVATLYNLSFLLNGARANLLAIFSTLLLLGLFYRQSFRVILPSIISTLAACSLYAILTTLQIENIGSPLIRTSSSGRIDLWIKSIQLWLDAPILGVGGGNFIFQQPYLFSAHPHNWILQWLAEWGMAGLIMTFFLIYIIKKIYDLHQQLPIFLIGFLISFLMNILFSGTLIYPLSQILNLWGLMLILNAMLQQSTPMIWTQKKPYLLALIILFSSITMITLHLEDLTAQHYWLPDCIYPPRFWLDATQLHLCGG, encoded by the coding sequence ATGCTTATTAAAATTAATATTATACTGATTATTATCTTTATACTGTGGATTTTTTCCGGCCAGTATATTTTTCCCGCAGTTATTCCCTATGACAGTTGGCGCATTATCGAAGTACTACTCTTGATTTGGCTAGCAAATCAATTACTGTTTATGCGCCAGAATATACAACTACCTCTTCAGCATCAATGGTTAATCGCAATGATGCTTGCACTGATGTTGTATAGCAGTTACTGCGCATTACAACCTAAAATTGCCATCACCGATGCAGTGTTACAGTTCTTGCTCTGTACCTCACTGTATATATGTACTGTACAGGCAAATCTACATCCTCAATTTTTTTTAAACGCCAGTAAAATTATAAGTCTGCTACCATTATTCAGCCTTATATTTTTGCCTGTATCAATTGTGCAACAACTACAAGGTAATCCAATACAGTGGTATGGATATTTTCCTAATTACCGTATGTTGGATGATGCACTGTTACCTTGCCTATTTTTAGTTTGGTTTTGGCAATCGACAACAACAAATAAAATACTTCAATTCAGCCTTACTCTGGTCGCAACTTTATATAACTTATCGTTCTTACTTAATGGCGCACGTGCTAATCTTTTGGCTATTTTTAGTACTTTATTACTGCTTGGCTTATTTTATCGTCAATCCTTTAGGGTGATACTACCCTCGATCATCAGTACCTTAGCTGCATGTAGTCTGTATGCTATTTTAACAACATTACAGATTGAAAATATTGGCTCACCCTTAATCAGAACCAGTTCATCTGGACGTATAGATTTATGGATTAAATCTATTCAGTTATGGTTGGATGCACCCATTTTAGGGGTAGGTGGTGGCAATTTTATTTTTCAACAGCCGTATTTATTTTCAGCACATCCACATAATTGGATACTACAGTGGCTAGCAGAATGGGGAATGGCGGGTCTAATCATGACCTTTTTTTTAATCTATATCATTAAAAAAATTTACGATCTACATCAACAATTACCGATATTTTTAATTGGATTTTTAATTTCTTTTTTAATGAATATACTATTTTCTGGTACGTTGATTTATCCACTCAGTCAAATCCTGAATCTATGGGGATTGATGCTTATTTTGAATGCAATGCTCCAGCAATCTACGCCCATGATATGGACGCAAAAAAAACCATATCTATTGGCGCTGATAATTTTATTCAGTAGCATCACGATGATTACACTACATCTAGAGGATCTAACAGCACAGCACTACTGGCTGCCTGATTGTATTTATCCGCCACGATTTTGGCTTGATGCGACTCAACTTCATTTATGCGGCGGCTAA
- the gmk gene encoding guanylate kinase, which yields MSGLLFVVSAASGTGKTSLVKALLERVNNLHVSVSHTTRGQRQGELDGVHYHFSHKDDFLKLVNEGGFIEYAEVFGNYYGTAQATVKEQLIKGHDVLLEIDWQGAKQVRKLFPESKQIFILPPSQFDLRQRLSNRGTDSVEVIEHRLSCAVEDMQQYSQFDYIIINDDFNKALHDLEAVIIANRLVLSQQANRHRELIEKLITPTIE from the coding sequence ATGTCGGGTCTCTTGTTTGTCGTTTCTGCAGCATCAGGAACAGGCAAAACATCATTAGTTAAAGCCCTACTTGAGCGTGTCAACAACTTACACGTTTCTGTCTCCCATACTACACGTGGTCAACGTCAAGGTGAATTGGATGGTGTGCACTACCACTTCAGCCATAAAGACGACTTTTTAAAACTAGTCAATGAAGGTGGCTTCATCGAATACGCTGAAGTATTTGGCAATTATTATGGCACTGCACAAGCAACAGTAAAAGAACAATTAATCAAAGGCCATGATGTTTTACTTGAAATTGATTGGCAAGGTGCCAAACAAGTCCGTAAACTTTTTCCTGAATCCAAACAAATTTTTATTTTACCCCCAAGCCAGTTTGACTTACGTCAACGTTTGTCGAATCGAGGAACGGATTCTGTCGAGGTCATTGAGCATCGTTTAAGCTGTGCCGTTGAAGATATGCAGCAGTATAGCCAATTTGACTACATCATCATTAATGATGACTTCAATAAAGCCTTACATGATCTAGAAGCCGTCATTATTGCCAACCGTTTAGTGTTGTCACAACAAGCCAATCGACATCGTGAATTGATTGAAAAACTGATTACCCCGACAATAGAATGA
- a CDS encoding LemA family protein: MSSLTLGGCGYNTLQVKDEAVIAAWSEVQNQYQRRADLVPNLVNVVKGYAKHEQQVLTEVTQARANVAGIKVDKDVLQDPALFEKYQQAQAQMTSALSRLIAVSENYPDLKANQQFRDLQVQLEGTENRIAVARNRYITTVQDFNAYARQFPQVITAKVIGMQTKPNFAAAPDAQQAPQVSFE, from the coding sequence ATGAGCAGTTTAACATTGGGTGGATGTGGATATAATACCTTGCAAGTCAAAGATGAGGCAGTGATTGCTGCATGGTCTGAAGTTCAAAACCAGTATCAACGTCGTGCAGACCTTGTACCCAATTTAGTCAATGTGGTTAAAGGCTATGCAAAACATGAGCAGCAGGTTTTAACCGAAGTTACACAAGCACGTGCGAATGTTGCAGGGATTAAGGTCGATAAAGATGTGTTACAAGATCCTGCATTATTTGAAAAATATCAACAAGCACAGGCACAAATGACCAGTGCATTATCACGTTTGATTGCTGTTTCAGAAAATTATCCAGATTTAAAGGCAAATCAACAATTTAGAGATTTACAGGTGCAGCTTGAAGGGACTGAAAATAGAATAGCCGTAGCACGCAATCGTTATATTACCACCGTACAAGACTTTAATGCTTATGCACGACAGTTTCCTCAAGTGATTACTGCAAAAGTGATTGGCATGCAAACTAAGCCAAATTTTGCTGCAGCACCGGATGCACAGCAAGCACCACAAGTTTCTTTTGAATAA
- the rpoZ gene encoding DNA-directed RNA polymerase subunit omega, with product MARVTVEDCLDHVDNRFELVLVASKRARQLARQGIEPTLEWDNDKPTVVALREIAAGHVSKDILKQREQDYQTSSLDMVLSANSLNLNGFSFQ from the coding sequence ATGGCACGCGTAACCGTTGAAGATTGTTTAGACCATGTAGACAACCGCTTTGAGCTTGTACTAGTGGCAAGCAAACGTGCGCGTCAATTAGCGCGTCAAGGTATTGAACCAACACTTGAATGGGACAATGATAAACCCACTGTTGTTGCGTTACGTGAAATTGCTGCTGGTCATGTTTCTAAAGATATTTTGAAACAACGTGAACAAGACTATCAAACCTCGAGTTTAGATATGGTTCTATCTGCAAATTCTCTTAATCTGAATGGTTTTTCTTTTCAATAA
- the ispH gene encoding 4-hydroxy-3-methylbut-2-enyl diphosphate reductase, whose product MEIVLANPRGFCAGVDRAIAIVNRALECFNPPIYVRHEVVHNRFVVDDLRQRGAIFVDELDEVPDDNIVIFSAHGVSKAVQQEAERRGLKVFDATCPLVTKVHIEVTKYAREGTEAILIGHEGHPEVEGTMGQYDKSNGGHIYLVEDEQDVANLKVINADKVAFVTQTTLSIDDTAKVIDALRQKYPDIQGPRKDDICYATQNRQDAVRDLAHQCDVVLVVGSPNSSNSNRLRELAERMGKQAYLVDNADQLQQSWFKQNAKIGVTAGASAPEILIRQVIQRLQDWGAKAPEELAGRAENITFSLPKELRIPVTQA is encoded by the coding sequence ATGGAAATTGTATTGGCTAATCCACGTGGTTTTTGTGCAGGTGTAGATCGTGCAATTGCGATTGTAAATCGAGCTCTTGAATGTTTTAACCCGCCAATCTATGTACGACATGAGGTGGTACATAATCGCTTTGTTGTTGATGATTTACGTCAACGCGGTGCTATTTTTGTTGATGAGTTGGATGAAGTTCCAGATGATAATATCGTCATTTTTAGTGCACATGGTGTATCCAAAGCGGTTCAGCAAGAAGCAGAGCGTCGTGGACTAAAAGTCTTTGATGCGACCTGTCCTTTGGTGACAAAAGTACATATTGAAGTCACTAAATATGCACGAGAAGGTACTGAGGCCATTTTAATTGGTCATGAAGGGCATCCTGAAGTAGAAGGTACCATGGGACAATATGATAAAAGTAATGGTGGCCATATCTATTTGGTTGAAGATGAGCAAGATGTTGCCAACTTGAAAGTCATCAATGCTGATAAAGTTGCCTTTGTGACCCAAACCACCTTGTCCATTGATGATACAGCAAAAGTGATTGATGCCTTGCGTCAAAAGTATCCCGATATTCAAGGTCCACGAAAAGATGATATTTGTTATGCGACACAAAACAGGCAAGATGCTGTACGTGATTTAGCGCATCAATGTGATGTTGTACTGGTTGTCGGTTCTCCCAATTCATCAAATTCGAATCGTTTACGTGAATTGGCCGAGCGTATGGGTAAGCAAGCATATTTGGTGGATAATGCCGATCAACTACAACAGTCATGGTTTAAGCAAAACGCAAAAATTGGCGTAACCGCAGGCGCCTCTGCGCCAGAAATTTTAATTCGACAAGTGATTCAACGCTTACAGGATTGGGGTGCAAAAGCACCTGAAGAGCTTGCCGGGAGAGCAGAGAATATCACCTTTAGCTTACCTAAAGAGCTGAGAATCCCTGTTACACAAGCTTAA